From a single Populus nigra chromosome 18, ddPopNigr1.1, whole genome shotgun sequence genomic region:
- the LOC133677966 gene encoding auxin-responsive protein SAUR32-like — protein sequence MGSGDKNHLSFHIHLPNHHHHHHHHHHHHHHDHHGKKQLKDIPKGCLAVMVGQGEEQQRFVIPVIYINHPLFMQLLKEAEEEFGFDQEGPITIPCHVEEFRNVQGMIEEEKSSQDHHHQQHHHHHHHHHHILCFRV from the coding sequence ATGGGGAGTGGAGATAAAAATCATTTGAGTTTCCATATTCACTTGCCAAATCAccatcatcaccaccaccatcaccaccaccaccaccaccatgatCATCATGGCAAGAAGCAGTTGAAAGATATCCCAAAAGGGTGTCTAGCAGTCATGGTAGGGCAAGGTGAGGAGCAACAGAGGTTTGTGATTCCTGTGATTTATATAAATCACCCGCTGTTCATGCAGTTATTGAAAGAAGCTGAGGAAGAGTTTGGATTTGATCAAGAAGGCCCCATCACTATTCCCTGCCATGTTGAGGAGTTTCGCAATGTTCAAGGCATGATTGAAGAGGAAAAGTCCTCCcaagatcatcatcatcaacaacaccaccaccaccaccaccaccaccatcatatCTTGTGCTTTagggtttga